Proteins encoded within one genomic window of Triticum aestivum cultivar Chinese Spring chromosome 2D, IWGSC CS RefSeq v2.1, whole genome shotgun sequence:
- the LOC123048133 gene encoding tau-cadinol synthase-like gives MASGNAATPAFSYEPSPWIDFFAGYEPPLLQIDTAMRQILKSEFSNYNLYEVALRFRLLREHGHWVSPDVFNRFKSEDGSFVKDITNEPRTLLCLYNASHLLIHGEPALEEAIAFARHHLESCSGTLKTPLAQQVQRALHIPMPRTNKRVEMLHYIQEYEQEEHNPMLLELAKLDFNLQQNVHSKELKVITRWDKSAAFLLPEYLKKFYMEMLRTFDNIEAEMPTNTNYDIAHLKKAVQNNVTGYLQEAKWSHRNHKPSFVDQVKLTSLNIGVPTICVSMMAGMSDAMMKPALKWAASVPDVVISVGKISRFMNDIGAFERRKCKGDLASTVECYISEYNVTSEVAIIKIVALIEQEWKTLNQARFENHLLPALQQFISLAISTTFFYGNRNDVYTHSAHMQWTIERLFLKNM, from the exons ATGGCGTCCGGCAATGCTGCTACTCCTGCGTTCAGCTACGAGCCCTCACCATGGATCGACTTCTTTGCTGGATATGAGCCACCGCTGCTACAG ATTGACACCGCTATGAGGCAAATCCTGAAGAGTGAATTTAGTAATTACAACCTCTATGAAGTTGCCCTTCGGTTTCGCTTGCTGAGGGAACATGGACACTGGGTATCTCCAG ATGTTTTCAATCGATTCAAAAGTGAAGATGGAAGCTTCGTCAAGGATATAACAAATGAACCCAGGACACTATTATGTCTATACAATGCATCTCATCTTCTAATTCATGGTGAGCCAGCACTTGAAGAAGCCATAGCTTTTGCAAGGCATCATCTTGAATCATGTAGTGGTACTTTAAAGACCCCACTAGCTCAACAAGTCCAACGTGCCCTTCACATACCAATGCCAAGGACAAATAAGAGGGTGGAAATGCTACATTATATCCAAGAGTATGAACAAGAGGAGCATAACCCGATGCTACTGGAGCTTGCCAAATTGGATTTCAACCTTCAGCAAAATGTCCACTCAAAGGAGCTCAAAGTTATTACCAG ATGGGATAAGAGCGCCGCTTTTCTCCTGCCGGAGTACTTGAAGAAGTTCTATATGGAGATGCTGAGGACATTTGACAATATTGAGGCTGAAATGCCAACCAATACGAACTACGATATAGCACACCTGAAAAAAGCG GTCCAAAATAACGTGACTGGTTACCTGCAAGAAGCGAAATGGTCACACAGGAACCACAAGCCAAGCTTTGTAGATCAGGTCAAGTTGACTAGCCTGAACATTGGTGTGCCAACGATATGTGTGAGTATGATGGCTGGAATGAGTGATGCAATGATGAAGCCAGCACTCAAATGGGCTGCTAGTGTCCCGGATGTCGTCATATCAGTCGGGAAGATTTCCCGTTTCATGAATGATATCGGTGCATTTGAG CGTAGAAAATGCAAGGGGGATCTGGCAAGCACTGTAGAGTGTTACATCAGTGAGTACAACGTGACAAGTGAAGTGGCCATTATCAAAATTGTTGCCCTGATAGAACAAGAATGGAAGACTCTGAACCAAGCTCGCTTTGAAAATCATCTTCTCCCTGCATTGCAGCAGTTCATTAGCTTAGCGATTAGCACAACATTTTTCTATGGTAACAGAAATGATGTATACACGCACAGCGCACATATGCAGTGGACTATTGAGAGGCTCTTCCTGAAGAATATGTAA